The following nucleotide sequence is from Photobacterium gaetbulicola Gung47.
ATAAGTAATGCTGCCGCGACGCTTTCAGAACCCCAGCCGACAGGGTCCATCCAATAACCAATTCCCATTAGGATAGCAGCAGCAGGTAGGGTTGCTACTGGTACCATCAGGGCCTTACCGACCTTTTGTAGATATCCAAGTATATTCATGATTTACCTTGTTATTTTGTGAGATAAAGAAACTTTTTCAGGCAGCACAATCGCATCCTGCAGTCCACTTGCCAGAGATGAACCGTGAATTTATGGGGTGTAATAGTCGGAAAATTCTGGGCAGCGGACAAACGAAAAGTGCAGTACAATGCATTAAAATATTTAATAGATAGATGTGGCAGGAATGGTGGACGGGTGGAAAAAGTAGAACGAAAACAACAGTTACTGGCCAACATGCATTCATTTAGCGTGGTGGCTAAGTACCTGAGTTTTACCAAAGCGGCCCAGGAGCTGAACTTAACCCAAGGGGCGGTAAGTCATCGGATTAAAAACCTAGAAAAGCAGTTGGGCTTTCCGTTGTTTGTAAGGTTGACCCGCCGAATGGAATTGACGCCGGAAGGGGAAAGGTTGCTTCTGACCTTGAATCAGTCGTTTGAGAGTATTTTCAGCGAACTTGAAGACATCATCAGTAATGATTTGAGTGGTGAGCTCTATATCGGTACATCTCCTGCGTTTGCCACTAGCTGGTTAATGCCGCGAATTGGCAAGTTCCGCGAGCAGTATCCGCAGCTCAATTTGCGGCTGAAGGTAAAAGGCTACCGACCTGATTTTAAGTATGAACCGCTCGATGCCGCTATTTTTTACAGCAGTGGACATTATCCAGACTGTTACAGTTCTCGGTTGTTTGATGAACGACGTATCCCCGTATGCTCGCCTCACTATGCGCGGCAGTTTGAACTGAATAACGGTGATATATCCCAGTTGGAGGAGGTGACCTTTATCCATGGCGAACGCTCGCAAATTTGGTCCCGTTGGTTTGAAAAGATGGGGAAGGATATTAATTGTTACCGTAAGACATGCACCTTTAATCTCTATGAGCACGACATTATGGCGGCGAGGCAGTCACTCGGTGTCGCAATGGGGCGTCTTCGCTTTGTCTTGCCCTATTTGAAATCGGGTGAGCTTGTTGCGCCATTTGAGTCGATAAATAACGGTTTAGGCTATGACTTGGTGTGCCCGGAAGGTATGCAGAGGCGACCTAAATTCCAGGCTTTTGCCCGTTGGCTTGCTGAGGAAGTCGAGCAAGAAAATCACTTTGATCTCGATAGCGCGGACATACCCAGATAAACTGCAATTTGAACATATAAATATGTCCAAATGTTAAATTGATTAGCGCATCACAGATTGTTTCCGTTTGTGAAAGGGGCACACTTACTTGTGAAATTATGCACTAGAAGTCTTTGGTGGGTGGTCAAATTTATTTACTTACTAAAAATAAAGGGCTTTTTCTCAACCTAAGGACAATATCTAACAGGGTGTAGTTTCATATAAATAAAACCTAACCGTTTTTACTTAAACAGTAACGATTGAATTGCACTGTAACACTTTTGATGTAGTGATAGCCGTTTTAGTTATTCCACAATATGCTAGGGCTCCAAACGTTGTTTGGTGCCTTTTTTTTGAGCGCAAGGTTCAATGAGCAAGCAAGGATGCTTACAGGTAAATAAGTCTAATTACCGCTTATTTATGAGCGGCTTTATTTGGAGTTTTGATGGAAAACTTATCCTATCTAGTGGCTTTCAATCACTTGTTTTTCTCCATGGTTGCTGTAGTTATCATGGTTTTACTTGCACGTACCGTCGTTGCGGGCACTAAGTACTCAGCAGTATTGATGATCGTAGTTTTCGGCCTGCTGATGGGTACGCTATTTGTGGAAAGTGGGCTTGCTCAACCTGGTTTGAGTGATTTTCCTGTTATTGTGCTGCTGGGGCAGACCACAGTGATTGCGCTTATTGCGTCCTTCTTTGTGGGGGGACAGGAAATCCGCCGCTTGTTGATGAAGCAACTGGGCTCTGTTGAAAGCTTAGTTGAACCGGGCAAACATGAAGTCTTTGTTGGTACGACGAGTACACAGTTGGTTTATGTGATCCGTGCTTTCGTGCTGCTGATGAGTATCGAAATGGTTTCTGCGCTGATCTCTGGTCGCAGTGGCTCGCACCCTCTCGGTGAGTCTTACATGGCGCTTGCATATGTCGGCATGACGATCTCTCTGATCCTGATTGATAGCAAAGCGAAAATTGCCAACAGGCGCAGTTACCTAACGCGCGGTGTGGTTGAAGTTATTGCCATTATTGCGGTATTGATTGTTTCGCTACGTATTTCGCAGTTGGTTTCGGGCTTTATCGGCCTGCCACAGATTTTCTTTGCGATGGTACTTTCTTCAGGGCTAGGTATGGCAATGCCCAAGTGGAAGTTGGGCCCAACCATGAACGCGCTACTCTTTGCCGGTATTCCAGTGGTGCTAACCGGTAGCTTCCTCGTGGGCGGCTCGCACATGATGGAAGCGTTTAATATCCCTGGCCTACAAAGCGTGATTGTATACGGTTTTGCTGGTCAGATGTTCTGGATGTTCGGTGGTCTGGCTATCCTTATTTTCCTAGCGAAAGCAAATCACGTTCGTAACCTGGCACCAGGTATGGCCGGGGGCCTATCGCACTCAGGTTTGACCGGCGCGTGTACAGCGGGCGACCTTGGTGCCACCGCGGCAGGTCGAGCTCCGATCATGATTAACGTGCCTTTCCTTGGCCATATCTTTGTATTTACTATCCTGGCCGCGAGCGCTGAAAGCGGCGTTCTTCTGGTGCAATGGGTGATACCTCTCGTTCTTGTTGGTCTGGGCTGTGTATATCTTGCAACCAAGAATCTGCGTAAGGCTGATGGCAACGATGAGATGGAAATCAAAGGCTTGATGCAGTTCTCATTCGGCTGGCAGATCACCGCTGTATTCGGTAGCTTTACCATCCTGCACTTTGCGGGTATGCCAATCGAGAATGCCTCAATGGCAGCGGCATCTGGCCTATCTCACTTTGGTTTGTTTGCAGCTACTCAGGGCGGCATGT
It contains:
- a CDS encoding transcriptional regulator (COG0583) → MEKVERKQQLLANMHSFSVVAKYLSFTKAAQELNLTQGAVSHRIKNLEKQLGFPLFVRLTRRMELTPEGERLLLTLNQSFESIFSELEDIISNDLSGELYIGTSPAFATSWLMPRIGKFREQYPQLNLRLKVKGYRPDFKYEPLDAAIFYSSGHYPDCYSSRLFDERRIPVCSPHYARQFELNNGDISQLEEVTFIHGERSQIWSRWFEKMGKDINCYRKTCTFNLYEHDIMAARQSLGVAMGRLRFVLPYLKSGELVAPFESINNGLGYDLVCPEGMQRRPKFQAFARWLAEEVEQENHFDLDSADIPR